The sequence GCATGGCGGGCGAAGCTGCTCGAAGCCCGCGGCAAACGCTTTCGGCCGGGGCGCGACGATAAAGTGCTCGTAAGCTGGAACGGATTGGCGATCGACGCGCTGGCCCAGGCGGCTGGCGCGCTCGACGAGCCGCGCTACCTCGCGGCGGCGACGGCGGCAGCCGATTTCATCCTCGCTCAAATGCGCCGCTCGGACGGACGGCTCCTGCACGTCTGGCGCGGCGAGGCCAAACTCGACGCATATCTCGACGATTACGCCTGCCTCGCGAACGCTTTGGTCTCGCTCTACGAAGCGGGCTTCAACGAGCGCTACATCGACGAAGCGGTCCGCTTGGCCGACATCATGCTGGCTCACTTCGCCGATCCGGCCCTCGGCGGCTTTTTCTTCACCGCCGACGATCACGAAGCTCTCGTCGCCCGCCAGAAAGATTGGCAGGACAGTTCCACCCCCAGCGGCAATGCGATGGCGGCCACTACGCTGTTGCGTCTGGGCAAGCTCACCGGACGACGCGATTACACCGACGCGGCAGCCGCCACCTTGCAAGCCGCGGCCGGCCTGATGGCACTCTTCCCCTCGGCCGCCGGCCAAATGCTCATGGCCCTTGACCTGCGCCTCGGCCCCACTCCCGAGATCGTAATCCTCGGCGACGATGCCCCCGACACCGCCGCCGTCCTGGCCGACCTGCGGCATCGCTTCATTCCGAACAAGGTCGTCGCATTTCGCGCGACTCCGCTGGCCTCTATCACATCCACCATATCGCCCGCGCTCGCCGCACTCTTCGAGGGCAAATCAGCTCAACAGCCATCGCCGACGGTTTTCATCTGCGAGAACCTCGCCTGCCAAGCGCCGATCACCGGCCGGGCCGCGGCAAACGATGCGTGGGAGCGACTGATGAACGGGGCGAAATAGTAGAAGCACGAAGCGAGCAACGATGAATCGCCTCAACCCGTAGTGTTCGTCCGTCATCGCGGCGCCGTGGAACGTCGGAAATCTCGGTCGAAATTGACTCCGTTCAGAAAATGGCCGAGAATGTCTGTATGAGCACGACCGGTGTTGACGAGGTAAAATGAAATGAATAAAGCCCTAACGATTGCTGAGATATATTCGCAGTTCGAATCCGAATGGGTTCTGCTCGACGACCCGCAGACCAACGCGGCGCTTGAGGTGCAAGCGGGCAAGGTGCTTTGCCACAGCAAGGACCGAGACGAGGTCTATCGCAAGGCAGTCGAGTTGCGGCCGAAACGCTTCGCGACGCTATTCACAGGCAAGATGCCCGCCGGGACGACGATCGTGTAATGACTTCGGCGTTCGACTCAAGGGACGGTTTGATAATCGTCGCGGCCGAACTTCAAGGACCATCGGGCAGCGCGATTTTGCGATTGGCTCTCGACACGGGTGCGACGACTACGTTGATCAACAGTAGCGTCTTGGTCGCGACGGGTTACGACCCGGCGGCGTCGCCAACTCGTTTTGAGGTGACAACGGGAAGCGGCGTGGAGTATGTCGCGCGCACAGTTTTACTCTGGCTGAGCGCGCTAGGCCGTCAAAGATAAGACTTCGCCGTTTTGGCCCACACCTTGCCGCCGAGCGCGGGCGTGGACGGGTTGCTCGGTCTCGATTTCTCGCGAGGCCATCTTCTCACGGTGGATTTTCGCGGCGGTCTGACCAAGTTGGGTTAAACCACGCCTCGCGCCAACGCTAATTCTCGATCGCGGCTATGCTTATCGATTCGCAAGCGCACTTCGTCGGAGATGGGTATCATCGCCTCTACTTCTGAATCCAGCGCACCATCGGCCAGCAAGGCCGACGGAACTAAGTCGCCGCGGCGGATTGCGGCGGCGCGAGCAGTTCCAGAATCCCGCGCAGCGGCGTTTCTACGTCATCCGGGCGGTTGTTGAGTTCGTAGTTGAGTTCGTAGATCGCGCGCTCGAGTAGATGGAAGTCGAAGAGGGCGTCGATGTGGGTGGGATTGGCGGGGAGCAGATCGGCGGTCGAGACGGCGGCGGCGTAGGCCCGCAGGAAGGCGGAACTGGTCCAGACGTACCAAAACTCGGCTGCTTCCTTGATGGCCATTTGAGCGTCGGGGCTGGTCACGCCCATTTGGGCCAGCCTCGGCGCGGATTGAGCGGCCGCGTAGTGGAATGAGCGGATCATGCCCGCGACGTCCAAGAGGCCCGAGCGCTTCATCCGCCGCGCGGCGAGCGGCCGATGCGGCTCGCCCTCGAAGTCGATGATCAAGAAGTCCTTGCCTGTGTACAGCACCTGACCGAGATGATAGTCGCCGTGGCAGCGGATTCGGCGGGCGACAATTTTCGGCTTGAGGATCGCGCGGAACCGCTCGAGCACCGCCTTCTCGCGGTCGAGAAGGTCGCGGGCGACCGGTGCGGCAGCCACCGGCAGCACATCCAGGCGTTGCCGCAAAGCGTTGAAGGAGTCGGCCAGCAGCTTGCGCGACGTTTGATACAGTGAACGCTGATAGAGAGTTGAGAAATTCTCGGGGGCGAAATTTGCCTCGTCGGTGTTCGCCAGCGCGACGTGCAGCTCGCCGGTGCTTCGGCCCAGGAGCATGGCGGATTCGAGGAAACCGCCGAGCAGTTGGTGGGCCAACGGCGAGGCCTCGCCCCGGGCCAGCTCCCAGAGCGAGCCGCGCGGCGTGGCGGCGGCGGATGGGCGGCCTTCGGCCGGCAGCGCCATGATTCCTTCCAGATAACGCTTCAAGAAATCGAGCGTGAATTGCCAGGCCGTGATCGTGTGCGGCGCATAGCCTTGCAACACGCCGATCGTGACCGGCTCTTGCCGCCGGATCACGAATTCAAGCGATCCGGCCAACCGCGGCGTGTTCGCGAAGCGGCCGTTCGTGCCGAGAATCCGGCCGATTTCCAATTCCGGATTCACGCCCATTTGGAGGCGGCGGAAGACCTTGAGGATCAGCTTCTCGTCGAAGATCACCGAGCTGTTGCTCTGCTCTGCCTTGCCGGGAACCGGTACGAGGGCCGTCGGCTCGGGGCCACCCAGTTCGTCGAGCGCTGGGGCAGGCCAACCGACCAATTCGCCGCGAGTTCCTTTCACGCGGCGACGATTGGCGATAAGGTCCAAGAGCATCGTCGCGCCTTGCGGTTCCTCCAGGGCGTCGAACAACACTCCAATCTCGCCGGACGCCGCAGGGGATCCCCCCTTTTGCTCCGATCCCGGCGCAGGTTCGCTCGAATGAGACGGTCCCCTGCGGTTCTTCGCTTGCAATTGAACGAGGACCGATTTCGGCCGATCGGCGAGGAATCGCTCGGCCTCGGCGCCCCACGCAACGGTGATCGGGAGCAAATACCCCTCCGGTTCCCCTTCGCGATACTCGACGCGCAAGAACAGCAGCATCGGGCCGTCGTGATTGGGTTTTTCCTTCTCATTGCCGGCGCCTTTCCCCTGCCGCAGAGACGCAATCCGATCGAGCGGAACGCTGTCGGCCACTTGCAGCGACTGGATCGGCCGCGACTTGCCGCCGAACCAGCGCCGATTCGGCAGCTCGCGGGCCAGAATCGATTCGAAGCTTGCCTTGTGCCGCCCCTGCAAGATTTCGGACCAGCGCGAGTTGACGGTCAACGTTGCCGGGCCGAGGACCGCGCCATCGACCTGGCCCGCATCGGCTTTGTCCGGCGCCAGATCGAACCAATTGAAGGCGTGCGACGAGAGCGTAAGCAAATACGGTAGTTTGCCGATCGCGGGAAACTTGGTTTGGCCGAAAAGTTCGACCGGACGACGACCGGCGAATTGCTGAAGGTTCAACTCGACATACTGCGTGAATCGCGAGAGGTTGGCGACCACCAGGATGTGCTCGTCGTTGTGGTGGCGGATGAACGCCAGGACGCGATGGTTTTCGGGGGTCAACTGCTCGTAGGTGCCACGGCTCAGGGCCGGATGGCGCTGCCGCAGGGCGATCAACCGCTTCATCCACCAGAGGAGCGAAGACGGATTGAGCTGCTCCGTCTCGACATTCACGGCGCCGAATAAGTATTCCGAATCGATGATCACCGGCGAATAAAGCATCTGCGGATTGGCCCGCGAGAAGCCGGCGTTGCGATCGGCGCTCCATTGCATCGGGGTTCGCACGCCGTGGCGATCGCCGAGATAAATGTTGTCTCCCATGCCGATCTCGTCGCCGTAATAGATCACCGGCGTTCCGGGCAGCGAGCAAAGCAGTCCGTTCATCAGCTCGATCGTGCGGCGATTATTCTTTAGCAACGGCGCCAATCGGCGGCGGATGCCGAGATTGATCCGGGCCTGCGGATCGCGGGCGTAAACGCGGAACATATAGTCGCGCTCTTCGTCGGTGACCATTTCGAGCGTCAGCTCGTCGTGGTTGCGCAGGAAGACGAGCCACTGGCAGTTTTCCGGGATCGGCGGCGTCTGCTGAAGAATATCCATGATCGGGAAACAATCTTCCATTTGGATCGCCATGAATAGGCGCGGCATCACGGGGAAATGGAAGGCCGTATGGCATTCGTCGCCGTCGCCGAAATAGGCGATCGCGTCCTCAGGCCATTGGTTCGCCTCGGCCAAGAGCATCCGCCCGGGGAAACGATCGTCCACGTGCTTGCGAAGTTTTTTGAGAAACTCGTGGGTCTCCGGCAAGTTTTCGCAGTTGGTCCCTTCGCGCTCGTAGAGATACGGCACGGCGTCGAGCCGCACTCCGTCCACACCGAGGCGGAGCCAAAAATCGAGCACGTCGAACATCGCCTCGTGAACGCGCGGATTGTCGAAATTCAAATCCGGCTGATGCGAGTAGAAGCGATGCCAGTAGTAGGCCTTTGCCACCGGATCCCACGACCAGTTCGAGACCTCGAAATCCTTGAAGATGATCCGCGCGTCCTTGTACTTTTCCGGCGTGTCGCTCCAAACGTAGAAATCGCGGGCGGAGCTGCCCGGCTTAGCCCGGCGGGCTCGCTGAAACCAACGATGCTGGTCCGAAGTGTGGTTGAGCACCATCTCGGTGATCACTTGCAGGCCGCGGCTATGCGCTTCGCGCACGAACCGCTTGAAATCCGCCAGGGTGCCGTAGGCTGGGTTCACGTCGAGATAGTCGGCAATGTCGTAGCCATCGTCGCGCAGCGGCGAAGGATAAAACGGCAACAGCCAGAGTGCCGTGACGCCGAGGTCTTGCAAGTAGTCGAGCTTTTCCGTCAATCCCGGAAAATCGCCGATGCCGTCGTTGTTGCTGTCGTAGAAGGCACGGACGTGGAGCTGGTAAATCACCGCGTCCTTGTACCAAAGCGGATTCGCCGGGGCGTAGCCCGACTTGGAATCGGTCTTCGGCAAGGGTTCCGTAGCGCCGGCGGTCGACGTCGGTAAGATCGTGCTAAGTGGCATGTGAGTCCATTGCTCCACTTTCCGCCGTGAGGGTCAAACGTGAATAAGAAAGTCTCTGACTTTGGCAAGCACCCTCACCCCTGCCCTTTCCCAAAGAGCGAGAGAGAAGCGCTGCTGTCGGCAGCACGTTGAATTATTGCGTATCGACCGGCTTCGGGCCAAGGACAAGTGCCGCATGACCGGGAAAATACCAGTGCTTTGTGTCTAGTACGCCGGTACCGGAGCCGCCATAGCGGGGGTCTTCGCTCGACCAAATGACTCGCCAATCGCAATCGGGCGGCGGCGCCACGAGCGGCTCGGCCAACGGCGAGTATTCCAGATCGCGCCCCAGATTCACCATCAGCAGCCGGTCGTCTCCCGCCTCGCCGAAGAATCGCAGTGCAAATGCTTCCGGCCCGAGCACTGCGCCGAAGAGCCGATCCGCTCGCTGGGCCGAGAAGACCGGATCGTCGCGACGCAGGCCGAGCAAATCGCGATGCAGCGTCAGCGCCGCGACGTTTTGCTCGCGCTCGCACCAATCCAGCTTCGAGCGCTCGAAGGTCTGTGGGTCGCCGGGATCGGCGAAGCATTCGTCGACGTCCGGTCCGCTGAGGCTGCGAAATTGCTTCAGCGCTTCGTGCCGCCCTTCGCGGACGAGCTTGCCGAGATCCACCTCGTGGTCGGCGAAAAACAGGAACGGCGCGGAGGCGCAGAATTCCTGACCTTGAAACAACAACGGCGTGCCGGGGGCCAACAGCATGAGTGCCGTGAGCGCGCGGTAGCGGCCGGGCGAGGTCAACTCGTGGCCGCGCCTCCCGTGCGCCGAATTGCCGATCTGATCGTGGTTCTGCAGAAAGATGACGAATTGCTCGGCGTCGAGGCCGAAGCTCGAGCCGCCGCGCCGCCGCTGCTGCCGCCCATTCCATTGCCCCTGATAAAGGTAGCCCCATTTGACTGCTGAGATCAACTCTTGTGGCTTGCCGCGATAATCCGCATAGTAGTGTTCGGCATGGCCGGTCATGGCGACTCGGGCTGCGTGGTGAAAATCGTCATTCCACGCAGCATCGAGACCGTAGCCGCCCAGCTCGGTTGGCCGCAGCAGCCGCGAGTCTTGGAACTCATTCTCGGCGACGACGAGCGTCTTCCGCCCGCGGGCGGCCTCGCGCACCCGCCGGCCAATCGCAGCCAGAATATGTTCAGGGGAATCGTCGAGGATGGCATGAACGGCATCCAACCGCAGTCCATCGACATGAAACTCGTCGATCCAATATCTGGCATTCGAGATGAAAAACTCGCGGACGGGTCCGCAATGGGCCGCGTCGAAATTGATCCCCTCGCCCCAGTCGGTGTGATGCCGCTTCGAGGTGTACTCGGTCGAGAATTGGGCCAGATAGTTCCCGGTCGGGCCGAAATGGTTATAGACCACGTCGAGGATCACACCCATCCGCAAGCGATGGGCTTCATCGACGAAGCGGCGAAAATCGTCGGGCATGCCATAAAGGCGCGTCGGCGCGAACAGATCGACGCCGTCATACCCCCAGCCGAATCGCCCGTCGAACTCGGCGACCGGCATCAACTCGATGAGTGTGATGCCGAGTTCGGCGAGTTGCGGAAGTTTCGCAATCGCAGCCTGAAACGTTCCTTCCGGAGTGAACGTGCCGATGTGCAGTTCGTAGACGATTTGTCCCTTTCGCGACGGGCCGGTCCAATCGGAGTCGGACCACTCGTAAGCCAGCGGATCGACCACCATCGACAGGCCGTGCGGGCCGTCGGGCTGAAATCGCGAGGCTGGATCGGGATAGGGCTGCGCCCCGTCATCCAAGCGGAAACCATACAGCGTGCCGGCAGCGGCGTCGCGCGCGAAGCCTGAGAAATGACCGTCGGCTTCCGGTTCGAGCGCGACCGACAATCTCCCAAGCTCATCCATTGGCTGACGGTCACTACTGAAAGTGACTTCAACCTTCCATCGTCGCGGCGCCCAGACTCGAAAATGAACGCCTCCACTTGGTTGAATCTCCGCCCCGATCGGCAGCCGACGGCTCAGGGCAGGCGGCTGACTCAAACTTGACCAATCTGACCGGGTTACGTTCATCTCACGATCCTTCGCGGTGACCGAAAGTTAACGACTGGAATATGTCGCTCATTTCGGCCAGTCGGCCTGGGGATCGAAGTTTACGATCGGCAGGGCTGGGGTGATCGGAATTTGCAGGCGGAGATATGGCTTGTCGGCGGCCTTGTGGCAACTGTAACAGCCTTCAATAGTAAACCGATAGGCCTTTTCAAAGGCGCCCTTGTCTTTCGACTTGATGGCCGTCCCCAATTGCTTGAGCGGGCTGTTTTCGAGCGATTGAAGAATGGCCGGCAGGTCGATCTCGCGGCCCGCGTTATCCTTCCTTTTGGGAATGATTCGCACGGCCCAGGCCAAATGCGAGCGGGTTTCGCTCCAGAAGAAATCGGCCAGGGGCCAATTCTCCTTTTCTCCGGCGAACCAAAGATTCGAAAACTGCATTGCCACATCGGTCATCGCATGCGATTGGTCGGGCACCTTTCCTTTCAAAACGGCCAGATCGCCGTCAATCGTCGCTAAATCGGGGACCTTCTTAACGGAACTCTCGGCAGCGGTGGCCGGGGCAACCTCGCCCCGACTGGCGAACGACGCCAAAACAAAACCGATTGCCATGCCGGTCGATAGAACGATCAAGTGGGGAAATTTGCGACTGGACATTTTGAGACTGCTCCCTATCTCCTGGTGCACACGCGAGTAGAGGATTGACGCACCGCACGGGGCATCTTATGTTGCCGGGCGGGCTGCTCGCAATATGGTCGCCAGCGTCGACGTGGTCAGGCGTATCATTTGCGGGTAACGAGCAAATAACGAACCGTCACCCTTGTTTGCGCCATCCACCGGCACCTCCCATGCCGCAGATTTTCGGCCCGGAATTCAACACGATTTCCAGAGTGACGATCTTCGGATCGGCCATCATCGTGGCCTTTTTATTCTGGGTTGCCGAGATCTTGTATCGGTCTCCGTATGCGACCGGCGCGGACACGGCCTATGTCCAGCCGGTGCCATTTAGTCATGAACATCACGTTGGACAGTTGGGATTCGACTGCCGGTACTGCCACACTTCGGTCGAGAACTCCTCGTTCGCCGGCATTCCTTCGACCAAGATTTGCATGAACTGCCATTCGCAGATGTGGGTTGGCAGCGCGATGCTCGCCCCGGTTCGCGAGAGTTATGCCTCGGGCCGATCGATTCCTTGGCAACGCGTACACAACTTGCCGCAATTCGCTTACTTCGATCACAGCATTCACATCCGCAAAGGAGTCGGCTGCGTCACATGCCACGGCCGCGTGAATGAAATGCCGCTCACCTGGCAGGCGGGTTCGTTGCAGATGAGCTGGTGTCTCGAGTGTCACGATCGGCCGGCCGACTACATCCGACCGCGAGAGCAGGTCTTCAACATGAAATGGGAAGCGGCCGTGAATCAGGCCGAGATCGGCAAACGGCTAGCCGCCGACTACCATGTGCAAAGTCGGATCGATTGTTCCACGTGTCATCGCTGAACCGCGGAGTCCCCGGATATGGATTACGCCGCAATGCGGGAAAAACTGGCCGCGACTTCGGGAAAGCGCTTCTGGCGCTGTCTCGAAGAATTAGCCGACGACCCCGAGGTCGAGACGCTGCTGCTGCGCCAATTTCCAGGGCAGGCAACGGCTTGGGCCGATCCGCTTGACCGCCGAAAGTTCCTGTCGCTATTGGGGGCGTCGCTCACCTTAGCGGGAATCTCGGGCTGTTCCGTGCAGCCCCCGGCGGAAACGATCATGCCCTATGTCCGTTCGCCGACGAAGTTGACGCCGGGCGTTTCCCTCTTTTTCGCCACGGCCGTGACGATCGGCGAATCGACGACCGGCCTGTTGGTCGAAAGTCATGAAGGCCGGCCGACAAAGATCGAAGGGAACCCCGATCATCCGGCCAGCAGCGGCGCCACCGACATCTTCGCGCAAGCGGCGATTTTGGATATGTACGATCCGGATCGCTCGCAGACCGTTTCCTCCGGCGACCAGATCAGCACCTGGGGAGACGCGGTAACGGCAATCCGCGCCGCGATCGAAGGGCAGCGCGGCAAGCACGGCGCCGGCTTGCGGTTCTTGACCCCGACGGTCACCTCGCCGACATTGGCCGGCCAGCTCGACGCAATCCTCAAGGCATTTCCGGCGGCCCGCTGGCATCAATATGAGCCGGCCTCGCGCGATGCGCGCTGGGAGGGCTCGCGCCTGGCGTTTGGCGAATTCGTCAACACGATCTATCATTTCGACCGTGCCGACGTAATCTTCTCGCTCGACGCGGATTTCTTGGCCCCGCCGGGGAATTTGCAGTACGTCCGCGATTTCATCGACCGCCGCCGCGTGACCGCGAGCGCGAGCGACGCCAAGCGAGCCACGATGAATCGACTGTACGTCGCGGAATGCACGCCGAGCATCACCGGGGCGAAGGCCGATCATCGCTGGGCGATGCGGGCCGCGGAGGTGGAACTGTTCGCTCGAGCCGTCGCCGCGAAGCTCGACCCCAATCTGAAGTCGCTCGCGGAAGGAATGTCGCATCCGGTCGCGGACGCCGCGGTCGAGGCACTCGTGCGCGACCTTCGGAAATCGGGGGCGAAGAGCGTCGTCGTGGCCGGCGATCGCCAGCCGCCGGCGGTCCATGCACTGGCGCATGCGATGAACGACGCGCTTGGCGCCGTCGGTACGACCGTGACGTTCACCGATCCGATCGAGTTCGCGCCGACGAATCAAATGAAATCGCTAGCCGATTTGGCGACCGATATGGCCGCCGGTTTCGTCGAGCTGCTAGTGATTGTCGGCGTGAACGCGGCGTACAGTGCTCCGGCCGACTTGGAATTCGCTAAGCGTCTCGCGAAAGTTCCCCTATCGGTCCATGTTGGACTCTATCGAGACGAGACGGCGGTGCTATGCAGTTGGCATATTCCGAAAGCTCATTTCTTGGAGTCGTGGAGTGACGCCCGATGCTTTGATGGCACGGCGACGATCGTGCAGCCGCTCATCGCTCCCCTTTACGGTGGCCGAACGCCGCACGAAGTGCTTCAGCTTTTCGTCGTACCAGCGGAAATGACGGGCTATGAAATTGTCCGCGATTACTGGCGGCGCCGATGGAAGGATGCGAATCGCCCCGAGGATTTCGAGACCTTCTGGGAGACCGCCGTTCACGATGGTTTTGTTCCCGACACCGCGCTCTCAGAGAAAAAGGTTGCGATTCAACAAGATTGGATTCGAAACATCGGGGCAGTGAATTCGGCGACAACGCGAAACGGCGCCGTTTCCGAGCGGCCTCTGGAAATCGTCTTCGCGACCGATCCAACGATCTTCGACGGCCGCTTCGCGAACAACGGTTGGCTGCAAGAATTGCCTAAGCCGCTCACGAAGCTGACCTGGGACAACGCGGCGCTTATCAGTCCGGCAATGGCTGAGCGGCTGGGAGTATCGGCCATGGTGAGCGGGCACGGCGGCGAGCATGGCGAAGTGACCGTCGACGTGGTCGAGTTGCACTACGCCGGTCGCAAGCTGCAAGCGCCCGTCTGGATCATGCCGGGGCAGCCGGACAATTCAGTCACGGTGCATTTAGGCTATGGTCGAACGGCCGCGGGACGCATAGGAAGTGGAATCGGCTTCAATGCCAATCTGCTCCGCACGTCGGCGGCCCCGTGGTTCGGCAGCGGATTGGAGATTCGCAGGACGGGCGCGCAATCGCCGCTCGCCTGCACTCAGTATCACCACCGGATGGAAGATCGAGATCTCGTGCGGACTGCAACGCTCGATGAATTCCGCCGCGATCCGACGTTCGTCAAAGAGTCGACCAAATCGGACGTCGCCGGCCACGGCCAGCGCACCTTGCCCACGCTCTATGCTCCGCAGGAGCATTCTTATAACGGCTACAAATGGGGAATGGCCATCGATCTCAACGCTTGTATCGGCTGCAATGCGTGCGTCGTGGCGTGTCAGGCGGAGAACAATATCCCCGTCGTCGGCAAGGAGCAGGTCACGCGCGGCCGCGAGATGCACTGGATTCGGATCGACCGCTACTATCGCGGCAAGCCCGACAATCCAGAGTATTTCTTTCAGCCAGTCAATTGCATGCAGTGCGAGAATGCACCCTGCGAGTTGGTTTGCCCGGTCGAGGCGACGGTGCATAGCGACGAGGGACTGAACGACATGGTCTACAATCGCTGCGTCGGCACGCGCTATTGCTCGAACAACTGCCCGTACAAGGTTCGCCGCTTCAATTTCCTCCAATACAGTGATTTCACGACTCCCAGCTTGCAACTCTTGCACAATCCGGAGGTGACGGTGCGCAGCCGTGGCGTGATGGAGAAATGCACGTATTGCGTGCAGCGGATCACGCAAGGCCGGATCGCGGCCGAGAAGGAGGACCGCCGAGTGCGCGACGGCGAGGTGCTCACCGCCTGTCAAGCGGTCTGCCCAGCCCACGCGATTTCGTTCGGCGACCTGAACGATCAAAAGAGCGAGGTCGCCGCGTGGAAAGCCCGGCCGCTCGAATACCCATTGTTGGCAGAGTTGAACACCGTGCCGCGAACGACGTATTTGGCGGAACTGCGAAATCCCAATCCAGAAATCGAGAACGCGTAGAGAAGCGGAGGTCGAGACCGCGTAGAGAAGTGGACGCACAGCGTCCGACCGTTTCCCCTCCCTTTTGGGAGAGGGTTAGGGTGAGGGGAAGCGGCGTTTTATGTTGTTCCCCTCACCCCGGCCCTCTCCCAGAGGGAGAGGGAGAACAAGTGCCGATCGTCCGAGGCGGAACACAAGACATGTCTGACCAAACCTCACGATCCGCCGGAGCCGCCGATCGGGCCGATCCGCTCCGCGATTATCCCGTGATCCAGCCGGGGCACACGTTCGCTTCCATCACCAACAAGATCAGCTCGATCGTGCTCACTCGCGGCACGCCGCGCGGCTGGTGGATCGGGTTCAGCGCGGCGACGGTGCTCGTCGTCGTGCTCTTCTATTCGATCGTCTACTTGCTTGCGATGGGCGTCGGCGTCTGGGGAATCAATATCCCGGTGGCGTGGGGCTTCGCGATCGTCAATTTCGTGTGGTGGATCGGCATCGGACATGCCGGCACGCTCATCTCCGCTATTCTGCTCTTGCTGCATCAAACATGGCGCACCTCGATCAACCGCTTCGCCGAGGCGATGACGCTGTTCGCCGTGACGAGTGCCGGGCTGTTCCCGCTTTTGCACCTCGGGCGGCCCTGGTTCTTCTATTGGCTCATTCCCTATCCGAACACGATGGACCTCTGGCCGCAGTTCCGCAGCCCCCTGGTCTGGGATGTGTTCGCGGTCGGAACGTATTTCACCGTCTCGTTGATGTTCTGGTATGTCGGGTTAATTCCTGATCTGGCGACGATCCGCGATCGCGCGACGAGCCGCGCCGGGCAGATCGTCTACGGCTTCCTGGCGATGGGGTGGCGTGGTTCGGCGCGACACTGGAAGCGCTACGAGACGGCCTATCTGCTGCTCGGCGGATTGGCGACGCCTCTGGTCGTGTCCGTGCATACGGTGGTGAGCTTCGATTTTGCCGTGGCGATCGTTCCCGGCTGGCATTCGACGATCTTCCCGCCATATTTCGTCGCCGGGGCGATCTTCTCCGGCTTCGCGATGGTGCTGACGATCGCGATTCCATTGCGGGCGTTTTACCACTTGGAAGACGTCGTCACGCTTCGACACCTCGAGAACATGGGAAAGATTCTGCTCGTGACCGGCCTGATGGTCGGCTTCGGCTATGGGATCGAGACGTTCATGGCCTGGTACGGCGGAAATCTATTTGAGTATTCGCACTTCGTCGATCGGATGTTTGGCGCTTATGCGTGGGTGTTTTGGACCGTGATCTGCTGCAACGTGCTGTCGCCGCAATTCCTCTGGTTCAACTTTTTCCGCTCGAAGCCTTGGTTTCTATTCATGATCGCGCTGGTGATCAATATGGGGATGTGGCTGGAGCGGTACATGATCGTCGTCGGGGGTCTGCACCGCGACTTCATGCCGTCGGCTTGGGGCATGTATCATCCGACTGTTTGGGACTGGGCGACGTTCATCGGTTCGATGGGACTGTTCGTCTGGCTCATGTTCTTATTCATCCGCTTCCTGCCGATGATCTCGATCGCCGAGATGCGCACTCTGCTGCCGCCGGCGCAGGCGACAAAGACCTTGGAGGAACGACATGAACACTGAGCCATCTCTATATGGGCTGCTCGCCGAATTCACGGATCCGGTCGCGCTC is a genomic window of Pirellulales bacterium containing:
- the treS gene encoding maltose alpha-D-glucosyltransferase, translating into MPLSTILPTSTAGATEPLPKTDSKSGYAPANPLWYKDAVIYQLHVRAFYDSNNDGIGDFPGLTEKLDYLQDLGVTALWLLPFYPSPLRDDGYDIADYLDVNPAYGTLADFKRFVREAHSRGLQVITEMVLNHTSDQHRWFQRARRAKPGSSARDFYVWSDTPEKYKDARIIFKDFEVSNWSWDPVAKAYYWHRFYSHQPDLNFDNPRVHEAMFDVLDFWLRLGVDGVRLDAVPYLYEREGTNCENLPETHEFLKKLRKHVDDRFPGRMLLAEANQWPEDAIAYFGDGDECHTAFHFPVMPRLFMAIQMEDCFPIMDILQQTPPIPENCQWLVFLRNHDELTLEMVTDEERDYMFRVYARDPQARINLGIRRRLAPLLKNNRRTIELMNGLLCSLPGTPVIYYGDEIGMGDNIYLGDRHGVRTPMQWSADRNAGFSRANPQMLYSPVIIDSEYLFGAVNVETEQLNPSSLLWWMKRLIALRQRHPALSRGTYEQLTPENHRVLAFIRHHNDEHILVVANLSRFTQYVELNLQQFAGRRPVELFGQTKFPAIGKLPYLLTLSSHAFNWFDLAPDKADAGQVDGAVLGPATLTVNSRWSEILQGRHKASFESILARELPNRRWFGGKSRPIQSLQVADSVPLDRIASLRQGKGAGNEKEKPNHDGPMLLFLRVEYREGEPEGYLLPITVAWGAEAERFLADRPKSVLVQLQAKNRRGPSHSSEPAPGSEQKGGSPAASGEIGVLFDALEEPQGATMLLDLIANRRRVKGTRGELVGWPAPALDELGGPEPTALVPVPGKAEQSNSSVIFDEKLILKVFRRLQMGVNPELEIGRILGTNGRFANTPRLAGSLEFVIRRQEPVTIGVLQGYAPHTITAWQFTLDFLKRYLEGIMALPAEGRPSAAATPRGSLWELARGEASPLAHQLLGGFLESAMLLGRSTGELHVALANTDEANFAPENFSTLYQRSLYQTSRKLLADSFNALRQRLDVLPVAAAPVARDLLDREKAVLERFRAILKPKIVARRIRCHGDYHLGQVLYTGKDFLIIDFEGEPHRPLAARRMKRSGLLDVAGMIRSFHYAAAQSAPRLAQMGVTSPDAQMAIKEAAEFWYVWTSSAFLRAYAAAVSTADLLPANPTHIDALFDFHLLERAIYELNYELNNRPDDVETPLRGILELLAPPQSAAAT
- a CDS encoding cytochrome c3 family protein, with protein sequence MPQIFGPEFNTISRVTIFGSAIIVAFLFWVAEILYRSPYATGADTAYVQPVPFSHEHHVGQLGFDCRYCHTSVENSSFAGIPSTKICMNCHSQMWVGSAMLAPVRESYASGRSIPWQRVHNLPQFAYFDHSIHIRKGVGCVTCHGRVNEMPLTWQAGSLQMSWCLECHDRPADYIRPREQVFNMKWEAAVNQAEIGKRLAADYHVQSRIDCSTCHR
- the treZ gene encoding malto-oligosyltrehalose trehalohydrolase, whose translation is MSQPPALSRRLPIGAEIQPSGGVHFRVWAPRRWKVEVTFSSDRQPMDELGRLSVALEPEADGHFSGFARDAAAGTLYGFRLDDGAQPYPDPASRFQPDGPHGLSMVVDPLAYEWSDSDWTGPSRKGQIVYELHIGTFTPEGTFQAAIAKLPQLAELGITLIELMPVAEFDGRFGWGYDGVDLFAPTRLYGMPDDFRRFVDEAHRLRMGVILDVVYNHFGPTGNYLAQFSTEYTSKRHHTDWGEGINFDAAHCGPVREFFISNARYWIDEFHVDGLRLDAVHAILDDSPEHILAAIGRRVREAARGRKTLVVAENEFQDSRLLRPTELGGYGLDAAWNDDFHHAARVAMTGHAEHYYADYRGKPQELISAVKWGYLYQGQWNGRQQRRRGGSSFGLDAEQFVIFLQNHDQIGNSAHGRRGHELTSPGRYRALTALMLLAPGTPLLFQGQEFCASAPFLFFADHEVDLGKLVREGRHEALKQFRSLSGPDVDECFADPGDPQTFERSKLDWCEREQNVAALTLHRDLLGLRRDDPVFSAQRADRLFGAVLGPEAFALRFFGEAGDDRLLMVNLGRDLEYSPLAEPLVAPPPDCDWRVIWSSEDPRYGGSGTGVLDTKHWYFPGHAALVLGPKPVDTQ